One genomic segment of Candidatus Margulisiibacteriota bacterium includes these proteins:
- a CDS encoding ABC transporter ATP-binding protein produces MLRVNELNVTYRETGAKAVEQVSFELQKGEVLGILGESGSGKSTLGCALLRLIAPPGKIVGGEIWLEGKNILMASEGELRRLRGGKIAMIFQDPFTALDPVFTIGEQIREALKIHQAGVDIEQKIKDALVAVKIDPNRINDYPHQFSGGMRQRVVIAMALACRPEILIADEPTTALDVTIQAEILSLLKEIRRKYNLSIIYITHNFGIIRKICDRVMVMYKGRIVEAGGTEAVFSQPKNEYTKKLVECLKTLTPGPSPRGRGV; encoded by the coding sequence ATGCTGCGGGTCAATGAACTAAACGTCACTTATAGAGAAACCGGCGCTAAAGCGGTCGAACAAGTCAGCTTTGAGCTGCAAAAAGGAGAGGTCCTGGGGATCCTGGGGGAATCGGGATCAGGTAAATCGACCCTGGGGTGCGCTCTTCTTCGGCTGATCGCTCCCCCCGGGAAAATAGTTGGCGGAGAGATCTGGCTGGAAGGGAAAAACATCCTGATGGCTTCCGAAGGAGAACTGCGCCGGTTGCGCGGCGGGAAGATCGCGATGATCTTTCAGGACCCATTCACCGCCCTTGATCCGGTCTTTACGATCGGCGAGCAGATCAGGGAGGCGCTCAAGATCCATCAGGCCGGGGTGGATATTGAGCAAAAGATCAAAGACGCGCTGGTAGCGGTCAAGATCGACCCGAACCGGATCAACGATTACCCGCACCAGTTTTCCGGCGGTATGCGGCAGCGGGTCGTTATCGCCATGGCCCTCGCCTGTCGGCCGGAGATCCTGATCGCCGACGAACCGACCACCGCCCTTGATGTGACGATCCAAGCGGAAATATTATCGCTCTTGAAAGAGATTAGGAGAAAATATAATTTGTCAATAATTTACATTACACATAATTTTGGCATTATCAGGAAGATTTGCGACCGGGTTATGGTGATGTATAAAGGGAGGATCGTTGAAGCTGGCGGGACGGAAGCGGTTTTTTCTCAGCCAAAAAATGAATATACAAAAAAGCTGGTGGAGTGTTTGAAAACCCTCACCCCTGGCCCCTCTCCCAGAGGGAGAGGGGTATGA
- a CDS encoding ATP-binding cassette domain-containing protein, producing MKLIEITNLTKKFNNITAVNDLSLTIRQGETLGLVGESGSGKSTLSRLILKLIEPDSGRIEYQGIKEMRRECQIVFQDPQNSLNPRIRVGEAIGEPILIHSLLPKNKIAGRVGDLLELVRLPASYAGRFPNELSGGERQRVGIARALAGEAKFLILDEPVSALDLFVQVEILKLLRDLKTRLELTYLFIAHDLSVISYLSDRVAVMKEGRIIELGQKDEVLIHPRETYTKKLLAATL from the coding sequence ATGAAGCTGATCGAAATAACTAATTTAACTAAAAAGTTCAACAATATAACCGCGGTTAACGATCTGTCGTTAACAATCAGGCAAGGAGAGACCCTGGGGTTGGTTGGTGAGTCAGGATCTGGCAAATCAACCCTTTCCAGGTTGATCCTGAAGCTGATCGAACCGGACAGCGGCCGGATCGAATATCAGGGGATCAAGGAGATGCGTCGGGAATGCCAGATAGTTTTCCAGGATCCGCAAAACTCCCTTAATCCACGGATCAGGGTAGGGGAGGCGATCGGTGAGCCGATCTTGATCCACAGCTTATTGCCCAAAAATAAAATTGCTGGGCGGGTGGGCGACCTGTTGGAGCTGGTCAGGTTGCCGGCAAGCTATGCCGGGCGTTTTCCTAATGAACTTTCCGGCGGCGAGCGCCAGCGGGTCGGGATCGCGCGTGCCCTGGCCGGTGAAGCAAAATTTCTGATCCTTGACGAACCGGTCTCGGCTCTCGATCTTTTTGTCCAGGTTGAGATCTTGAAATTATTAAGGGATCTAAAAACCAGGCTGGAACTGACCTATCTTTTTATCGCACATGATCTGTCGGTCATCAGTTATTTGAGCGACCGGGTAGCTGTGATGAAAGAGGGGCGAATAATTGAGCTTGGCCAAAAAGATGAAGTTTTAATTCACCCGCGCGAAACGTACACCAAGAAACTGCTGGCGGCGACTCTTTAA
- the tsf gene encoding translation elongation factor Ts, translating to MAITVEMITQLREKTGCGMMDCKAALNETAGDFDKAIEILRKKGMAAATKRAGRSASQGLVDSYIHIGGKIGVLVEVNCETDFVAKGIDFQAFVKDICMQIAASNPQYINREDVPAEVIEREKEVLSAQTKEEGKPAAAIPKIVEGRLQKFYSEVCLMEQPFVKDPKVTVKDLLANLLAKIGEKIVVRRFVRYQLGENS from the coding sequence ATGGCAATCACCGTTGAAATGATCACCCAATTACGAGAAAAAACCGGTTGCGGCATGATGGACTGCAAAGCCGCGCTCAATGAAACCGCCGGGGATTTTGACAAAGCGATCGAGATCCTCCGCAAAAAAGGGATGGCCGCCGCAACCAAACGGGCCGGACGTTCTGCTTCCCAGGGACTGGTCGACTCCTATATTCATATCGGCGGCAAGATCGGGGTCCTGGTCGAAGTAAACTGTGAAACTGATTTCGTCGCTAAAGGGATCGACTTTCAAGCGTTTGTAAAAGATATTTGCATGCAGATCGCCGCATCCAACCCGCAATATATTAACCGGGAAGACGTTCCAGCCGAAGTCATTGAGCGGGAAAAAGAAGTTTTATCAGCTCAGACCAAGGAAGAGGGAAAACCGGCCGCCGCCATCCCCAAGATCGTTGAAGGGCGCCTGCAAAAGTTCTATTCTGAGGTTTGCCTGATGGAACAGCCGTTTGTTAAGGATCCAAAAGTCACGGTCAAAGACCTTTTGGCCAATTTATTGGCTAAGATCGGCGAAAAGATCGTTGTCAGGCGTTTCGTCCGCTATCAGCTAGGGGAAAACTCTTAA
- the rpsB gene encoding 30S ribosomal protein S2 has translation MSVVTMKELLEAGVHFGHQSKRWNPKMQRYIYSARNGIHVIDLHKTIPLIEKTFSFIKGLVNTGSILFVGTKKQAQEVIEEEAKRCSMFFVNQRWMGGTLTNFKTLKKNIARLNDIEKMKEDGTFEKLPKKEVILLEREHRKLIRGLGGIRQMTSLPSAIFVVDTIKEQTAIKEAKRLGIPVISVVDTNSDPDEINYPIPGNDDAIRSIKLLTKLIADAVLAGRETSVPTVEGELAPDAIALPLEVEEEAMLSQEVQLEDKALTSIILPKEEEEEKRIGF, from the coding sequence ATGTCTGTTGTTACTATGAAAGAATTGCTCGAAGCCGGCGTGCATTTTGGCCATCAGAGCAAACGTTGGAACCCCAAAATGCAAAGATATATCTATTCGGCCAGGAATGGTATTCATGTAATTGATCTCCACAAGACGATCCCTCTGATCGAGAAAACTTTTAGTTTTATCAAAGGACTGGTCAACACCGGTTCGATCCTCTTTGTCGGCACCAAAAAGCAGGCGCAAGAAGTGATCGAGGAAGAAGCCAAGCGCTGCAGCATGTTCTTTGTCAACCAGCGCTGGATGGGTGGGACGCTCACCAACTTCAAGACCTTGAAAAAGAACATCGCCCGCCTCAATGACATTGAAAAAATGAAAGAGGACGGGACCTTTGAAAAACTCCCCAAAAAAGAGGTCATTCTGCTGGAGCGCGAACACCGAAAACTGATCCGCGGCCTGGGTGGCATCCGCCAGATGACCAGCCTGCCAAGCGCGATCTTCGTCGTTGATACCATCAAAGAACAAACCGCGATCAAAGAAGCCAAGCGGCTGGGGATACCGGTTATTTCGGTAGTTGACACGAACAGCGACCCTGACGAGATCAATTATCCGATCCCGGGGAATGACGATGCAATTCGTTCGATCAAGCTCCTCACTAAATTGATCGCTGACGCGGTCCTGGCCGGCCGGGAAACATCCGTTCCCACGGTAGAAGGGGAATTAGCGCCCGACGCGATCGCCCTTCCGTTGGAAGTTGAAGAAGAAGCGATGCTCTCCCAGGAGGTCCAGCTGGAAGACAAAGCGCTAACCAGCATTATCCTTCCTAAGGAAGAAGAGGAAGAGAAGCGGATCGGGTTCTAG
- a CDS encoding T9SS type A sorting domain-containing protein translates to MNKYTWLFVFLLTVTIINYPNPFNAKAGQTTTFECTTDTAFNSTLYIYDMTARLLFKRDLPMNAGANHFGWNGYTEQNELVNSGVYLYFLTDKNHSRVGKGKVWVINR, encoded by the coding sequence ATGAATAAATACACGTGGCTATTCGTATTTTTACTGACCGTGACCATAATAAATTATCCAAACCCGTTCAATGCCAAAGCGGGCCAAACCACTACTTTTGAATGCACAACCGATACCGCATTCAATAGCACCCTGTACATTTATGATATGACCGCGCGCCTTCTGTTCAAGCGAGACCTACCAATGAATGCCGGGGCCAACCATTTTGGCTGGAATGGTTATACCGAACAAAATGAACTGGTCAACAGCGGGGTCTACCTTTATTTCCTGACCGATAAGAACCACAGCCGGGTCGGCAAGGGAAAAGTGTGGGTCATCAATCGCTAA
- a CDS encoding YggS family pyridoxal phosphate-dependent enzyme: MIYFSVSIKENIEFVSGRIAAAAQKSGRSADAITLVTVVKNVALEQIEEALDCGITEIGENRVQEAAVHYQELAGKYPLIKWHLIGHLQRNKVRQSLDMFDIIQSVDSERLLKEIDSRAPLCSRWASTPVPVMIEVNTSGESSKFGVAYSQALELIGAAARYRVAVMGLMTMGPLTEEKELFRNSFRSLKKLFEKVQGLDMPSVEMRYLSMGMSSDYEIAIEEGANLVRVGRAIFAKGG; the protein is encoded by the coding sequence ATAATCTATTTTAGCGTGTCGATCAAGGAAAACATTGAATTTGTTAGCGGACGGATCGCAGCCGCGGCCCAAAAGAGCGGTCGTTCAGCCGATGCGATAACCCTGGTCACGGTAGTTAAAAATGTCGCGCTTGAGCAAATAGAAGAAGCCCTGGATTGCGGGATAACCGAGATCGGGGAGAATCGGGTCCAGGAAGCGGCCGTTCATTATCAGGAACTAGCCGGGAAATATCCGCTGATCAAATGGCATTTGATCGGTCATTTGCAGAGGAATAAAGTTAGACAATCCCTTGACATGTTTGATATAATTCAGTCGGTTGACAGCGAGCGTCTGCTCAAAGAAATCGACTCGCGGGCGCCGCTATGCAGCCGGTGGGCCAGTACCCCGGTCCCCGTCATGATCGAAGTCAATACTTCCGGAGAATCATCGAAATTTGGAGTCGCTTATTCGCAGGCTTTAGAGTTGATCGGGGCAGCTGCCAGGTATCGGGTGGCGGTCATGGGGTTAATGACCATGGGGCCGTTGACCGAAGAGAAAGAGCTGTTCAGAAACAGTTTCCGGTCCCTAAAAAAACTGTTCGAAAAAGTTCAGGGTCTTGATATGCCGTCGGTTGAGATGCGTTATCTCTCTATGGGAATGTCAAGCGACTATGAGATCGCGATCGAGGAAGGGGCCAATCTGGTCAGGGTTGGCCGGGCAATATTTGCCAAGGGAGGATAA
- a CDS encoding cell division protein SepF has protein sequence MTDNILMRAKRFIGLEGEDFDEISENTQQVKLDHFIRVKKEAPKMDGEYEIGFFEPKIYEDSLNIAAGLRSGNPVIVSLKHLDPSEGTRLIDFVCGTAYAIDGHMMKIGDSIFLFTPSAIRINSSEDRGNIGEEIQEGKRDSFFSR, from the coding sequence ATGACAGACAATATTTTAATGCGGGCAAAACGGTTTATCGGTCTGGAAGGGGAAGATTTCGACGAGATCAGCGAGAACACTCAACAGGTGAAATTAGACCATTTTATCCGGGTTAAAAAGGAAGCCCCAAAAATGGATGGAGAATACGAGATCGGTTTCTTTGAGCCCAAGATCTATGAGGACTCGTTGAATATTGCTGCCGGCCTACGATCAGGCAATCCGGTGATCGTCAGCCTGAAGCATCTTGATCCGTCGGAGGGGACCAGGCTGATCGACTTTGTTTGCGGGACCGCCTACGCTATTGACGGCCATATGATGAAGATCGGCGATTCGATCTTTTTGTTCACTCCCAGCGCCATTAGAATAAATTCCAGCGAAGACCGCGGGAACATCGGTGAAGAGATCCAGGAAGGAAAAAGAGACTCGTTCTTTTCAAGATGA